A single genomic interval of Lathyrus oleraceus cultivar Zhongwan6 chromosome 7, CAAS_Psat_ZW6_1.0, whole genome shotgun sequence harbors:
- the LOC127101713 gene encoding uncharacterized protein LOC127101713, with amino-acid sequence MTLEQLEANQVSMRTDLDSMKAKMDRLLETMLLLAQKEKDAETNAEARKVAVEFGSPSLSIPGVTNLDGNPAQPRGGPIPIPVPMDNVNPHEPSATSARHGSLMGDEDPYDAFFMPQPAKPAVGDLPDPAVERLHALEEKFKSLEVHTTPGLDAVDMCLVPGLVVPQKFKVPDFDKYKGISCPRTHLRAYCRKMAAHITPNRTQLQDMNQRNNESFKEYAQRWRELAARVQPPLLDKELMDMFMGTLHTQYMEKMVGSSFPTFAEVVSVGERIESQIKKGKLPYAANASSGMKKPYPNLPKKPEGQTNAIMRGGGYRARPCAPMPYDQVAAVVPTPYHQPYQQPYQQPAYQQPHQNQQQRAPQRQPNQQRARRPERHFDHLPVSYSKILPYLLKDGSVVLKEIAPITPPYPPGYDANAHYI; translated from the exons atgacactcgaACAGCTTGAAGCCAACCAAGTTTCAATGAGGACCGACCTTGACTCCATGAAGGCAAAGATGGATCGCTTGCTGGAAACCATGTTACTCTTGGCCCAAAAGGAGAAGGATGCTGAGACTAACGCTGAAGCTAGGAAAGTTGCTGTCGAGTTTGGATCACCATCACTTAGCATCCCTGGAGTAACTAACCTTGATGGTAATCCCGCCCAGCCTAGAGGAGGACCGATCCCCATTCCTGTTCCCATGGACAACGTGAACCCCCACGAGCCTTCTGCTACATCTGCTCGCCATGGATCCttgatgggtgatgaagatccatatgacgccttcttcatgccacaacctGCCAAACCTGCTGTTGGAGATCTCCCGGACCCAGCTGTTGAGAGACTCCATGCTCTGGAAGAGAAAttcaagtccttggaggttcatactactcccggtttggacgctGTTGATATGTGCTTGGTACCAGGACTCGTGGTTCCccaaaaattcaaagtcccggactttgacAAATACAAAGGGATCAGCTGCCCGAGGACTCACCTTAGAGCTTATTGCCGCAAAATGgctgcccacatca cacccaatcGCACACAACTGCAAGACATGAATCAACGCAACAACGAGTCATTTAAGGAATACGCTCAgcggtggagagagcttgcagcTCGTGTTCAACCTCCTCTTCTTGACAAAGAACTAATGGATATGTTTATGGGAACCCTGCACACCCaatacatggagaaaatggtaggatccagTTTCCCAACTTTTGCTGAGGTTGTCTCCGTGGGAGAACGAATTGAAAGCCAAATCAAGAAGGGAAAACTACCTTATGCTGCTAATGCTTCAAGTGGGATGAAGAAGCCTTATCCTAACCTCCCAAAGAAGCCAGAGGGTCAGACCAACGCCATAATGagaggaggaggatatagggcACGTCCGTGTGCTCCTATGCCTTATGATCAGGTCGCCGCTGTCGTCCCGACACCATATCATCAACCATATCAACAACCTTATCAACAGCCGGCTTACCAGCAGCCacatcaaaatcaacaacaacgTGCTCCACAACGTCAGCCTAACCAGCAAAGggcaaggaggccagaaagacatttcgATCATTTGCCAGTGTCATACAGCAAGATCCTtccctacctgctaaaggatggatcggtTGTTCTAAAGGAGATAGCACCTATAACTCCACCATATCCTCCAGGCTACGATGCCAATGCTCACT atATTTAA